One segment of Sesamum indicum cultivar Zhongzhi No. 13 linkage group LG4, S_indicum_v1.0, whole genome shotgun sequence DNA contains the following:
- the LOC105160527 gene encoding calcium-dependent protein kinase 26-like isoform X1: MAVAKSGSYTGFSFPSCSCYGDPSLRESILGANETGNLTDKYVLGEQLGWGQFGIIRECIDKFSGEVLACKSIAKDRLVTREDVRGIKLEIEIMTRLSGHPNVVDLKAVYEEETYVHLVMELCAGGELFHKLEKHGRFSEPEARVLFRHLMQVVMYCHDKGVVHRDLKPENILLSTKSSSSPIKLADFGLATYIRPGQSLHGTVGSPFYIAPEVLAGGYDQAADVWSAGVILYILLSGIPPFWGKTKSRIFDAVRAADLRFPSNPWDFISDSAKGLIKGMLCTDTSKRLTAQQVLDHSWVSDMLPLSSDPRIPGDQSSGLDLGQACLSPSLMARSQDISFGTGSPIRSEVQSSLLTCKSSFSAFLADPSTPLLEAGGFSFHSSAGSTTLEFSTPVLALPSFAFFSSVCGVEPENALHPPTISSRIDLVPRAGDVVEDRKGGSGDARLSGIHGKRNHTIGLGEFEHLDLVVTESVIRWASCTHLPTATSFRSSLVC, from the exons ATGGCTGTTGCTAAGAGCGGCAGCTATACTGGATTTTCATTTCCTTCTTGCAGTTGTTATGGAGACCCCAGCTTGAGAGAAAGTATTTTAGGTGCTAATGAGACAGGGAATCTGACTGACAAATATGTTCTTGGAGAACAGTTGGGCTGGGGACAATTTGGCATTATAAGGGAATGCATTGATAAGTTCAGTGGTGAAGTTCTAGCTTGCAAATCTATTGCTAAAGATAGGTTAGTCACTCGGGAAGATGTCCGCGGCATCAAGCTTGAGATTGAAATTATGACTCGGCTGTCGGGGCACCCTAACGTGGTAGATCTCAAAGCTGTTTATGAAGAGGAAACTTACGTACATCTAGTGATGGAGCTTTGTGCAGGGGGGGAGCTTTTCCACAAGTTGGAAAAGCATGGAAGGTTCTCTGAGCCTGAGGCCCGGGTTCTTTTCAGACACCTGATGCAAGTGGTGATGTATTGCCACGACAAGGGTGTTGTTCATAGAGATTTGAAGCCTGAAAACATACTCTTGTCCACAAAGTCCTCTTCGTCCCCAATAAAATTGGCTGATTTCGGTCTCGCAACCTACATCAGGCCTG GACAGAGTTTGCATGGCACAGTTGGCAGTCCATTCTATATAGCTCCTGAGGTTCTGGCAGGAGGCTATGATCAGGCTGCCGATGTGTGGAGTGCTGGTGTGATTCTTTACATTCTTCTGAGTGGGATACCACCATTCTGGGGGAAAACAAAGTCACGGATATTTGATGCTGTTAGGGCTGCAGACTTACGGTTTCCATCTAATCCCTGGGATTTTATATCAGATTCAGCAAAGGGATTGATAAAAGGAATGCTTTGTACAGACACTTCCAAAAGGCTTACAGCTCAGCAGGTTCTAG ATCACTCCTGGGTGAGTGACATGCTGCCACTTTCCAGTGATCCACGTATACCTGGTGACCAAAGTTCTGGATTGGATTTGGGGCAAGCTTGTTTATCCCCCTCTCTAATGGCCAGGAGTCAGGATATTAGCTTTGGAACAGGATCACCCATAAGGAGTGAGGTTCAATCATCACTATTAACTTGCAAATCATCATTTTCTGCTTTCCTGGCGGATCCATCGACACCCTTGTTGGAAGCTGGtgggttttcttttcataGTAGTGCTGGATCAACTACCCTGGAATTTTCCACTCCCGTCCTCGCACTACCAAGTTTTGCATTCTTCAGCTCGGTCTGTGGGGTTGAACCAGAAAATGCTCTGCATCCCCCGACGATTTCATCTAGAATAGACTTAGTTCCTAGAG CAGGTGACGTAGTTGAGGATAGAAAGGGTGGATCTGGTGATGCTAGATTGTCAGGCATCCACGGTAAGAGGAACCACACCATCGGCCTTGGTGAATTCGAGCACCTTGATCTTGTTGTGACAGAATCAGTGATTCGATGGGCATCGTGCACTCATCTTCCAACAGCTACCTCATTTAGGTCTTCGCTCGTCTGCTAA
- the LOC105160527 gene encoding calcium-dependent protein kinase 26-like isoform X2, protein MAVAKSGSYTGFSFPSCSCYGDPSLRESILGANETGNLTDKYVLGEQLGWGQFGIIRECIDKFSGEVLACKSIAKDRLVTREDVRGIKLEIEIMTRLSGHPNVVDLKAVYEEETYVHLVMELCAGGELFHKLEKHGRFSEPEARVLFRHLMQVVMYCHDKGVVHRDLKPENILLSTKSSSSPIKLADFGLATYIRPGQSLHGTVGSPFYIAPEVLAGGYDQAADVWSAGVILYILLSGIPPFWGKTKSRIFDAVRAADLRFPSNPWDFISDSAKGLIKGMLCTDTSKRLTAQQVLDHSWVSDMLPLSSDPRIPGDQSSGLDLGQACLSPSLMARSQDISFGTGSPIRSEVQSSLLTCKSSFSAFLADPSTPLLEAGGFSFHSSAGSTTLEFSTPVLALPSFAFFSSVCGVEPENALHPPTISSRIDLVPRGDVVEDRKGGSGDARLSGIHGKRNHTIGLGEFEHLDLVVTESVIRWASCTHLPTATSFRSSLVC, encoded by the exons ATGGCTGTTGCTAAGAGCGGCAGCTATACTGGATTTTCATTTCCTTCTTGCAGTTGTTATGGAGACCCCAGCTTGAGAGAAAGTATTTTAGGTGCTAATGAGACAGGGAATCTGACTGACAAATATGTTCTTGGAGAACAGTTGGGCTGGGGACAATTTGGCATTATAAGGGAATGCATTGATAAGTTCAGTGGTGAAGTTCTAGCTTGCAAATCTATTGCTAAAGATAGGTTAGTCACTCGGGAAGATGTCCGCGGCATCAAGCTTGAGATTGAAATTATGACTCGGCTGTCGGGGCACCCTAACGTGGTAGATCTCAAAGCTGTTTATGAAGAGGAAACTTACGTACATCTAGTGATGGAGCTTTGTGCAGGGGGGGAGCTTTTCCACAAGTTGGAAAAGCATGGAAGGTTCTCTGAGCCTGAGGCCCGGGTTCTTTTCAGACACCTGATGCAAGTGGTGATGTATTGCCACGACAAGGGTGTTGTTCATAGAGATTTGAAGCCTGAAAACATACTCTTGTCCACAAAGTCCTCTTCGTCCCCAATAAAATTGGCTGATTTCGGTCTCGCAACCTACATCAGGCCTG GACAGAGTTTGCATGGCACAGTTGGCAGTCCATTCTATATAGCTCCTGAGGTTCTGGCAGGAGGCTATGATCAGGCTGCCGATGTGTGGAGTGCTGGTGTGATTCTTTACATTCTTCTGAGTGGGATACCACCATTCTGGGGGAAAACAAAGTCACGGATATTTGATGCTGTTAGGGCTGCAGACTTACGGTTTCCATCTAATCCCTGGGATTTTATATCAGATTCAGCAAAGGGATTGATAAAAGGAATGCTTTGTACAGACACTTCCAAAAGGCTTACAGCTCAGCAGGTTCTAG ATCACTCCTGGGTGAGTGACATGCTGCCACTTTCCAGTGATCCACGTATACCTGGTGACCAAAGTTCTGGATTGGATTTGGGGCAAGCTTGTTTATCCCCCTCTCTAATGGCCAGGAGTCAGGATATTAGCTTTGGAACAGGATCACCCATAAGGAGTGAGGTTCAATCATCACTATTAACTTGCAAATCATCATTTTCTGCTTTCCTGGCGGATCCATCGACACCCTTGTTGGAAGCTGGtgggttttcttttcataGTAGTGCTGGATCAACTACCCTGGAATTTTCCACTCCCGTCCTCGCACTACCAAGTTTTGCATTCTTCAGCTCGGTCTGTGGGGTTGAACCAGAAAATGCTCTGCATCCCCCGACGATTTCATCTAGAATAGACTTAGTTCCTAGAG GTGACGTAGTTGAGGATAGAAAGGGTGGATCTGGTGATGCTAGATTGTCAGGCATCCACGGTAAGAGGAACCACACCATCGGCCTTGGTGAATTCGAGCACCTTGATCTTGTTGTGACAGAATCAGTGATTCGATGGGCATCGTGCACTCATCTTCCAACAGCTACCTCATTTAGGTCTTCGCTCGTCTGCTAA